A stretch of Spirosoma oryzicola DNA encodes these proteins:
- the secDF gene encoding protein translocase subunit SecDF, with the protein MQNRTGILILTGVIAAICIYFLSFTFVSRSIKADAEAYATNKQGQFDRAKEQRYLDSLWKEPVFLGSTLQEVTERELGLGLDLQGGMHVVLEVSPADILRSLSGNNRDPKFNEALKQAGEDQKTSNTSFVDLFANNFKKLAPDTKLATIFATSANRSKINFQSSDTEVRKLLNDEVNGAFGRAFQIIQARVDKFGVANPNIQRLPGSGRIQIELPGVDNPERIRRLLTGSAKLEFTEVYRLNELAPAIEGMGSYLLREETARKATAKASTPATGTTAQGNSLESQLAQGSKKDSTSKSDTAATSAQGTALTQLFLPVGQDQLGVYLKDTARANAVLNAPEVRSLFPADAVFAWDRKTFKATDGKEILPLYFLKKPGGRAPLEGDVITDATNDYDDRGRPEVTMNMNAEGARKWKSLTAANVGRPVAILLDNLVYTAPNVQNEIPNGRSSISGNFTVEETKDMSNVLKAGKLPAPTTIVEESVVGATLGSEAVSAGVLSSVVGILLVFGFVVFYYNRAGVIADIALLVNLFFLLGVMASLGAVLTMPGIAGIVLSIGMAVDANVLIFERIKEELELGKTFKQAVSDGFKNALPSIIDSNVTTFLTGIVLFIFGTGLILGFATTLIIGILTSLFAAIFITRLLLEYYIRNGKTLTFSSTWAKKLFADSDFDFVSRRKLYYTISSVIIGAGIISVLFRGFGLGVDFKGGRSYVVRFEKAITTDDVRNSLEGVLGASPEVKTYGGTGIGANQVKVTTSYLVDDNSAGADKRAEATIYKGLSSLKGNPAHIESSQKVGPTIAYDILTSALWSILLAVAVVFVYILIRFKKLAFGYGAVVAMFHDVLIILAIFSIFNGLLPFSLDVDQAFVGALLTIMGYSMNDTVVVFDRIREYLNENRGKKESIPTIINNALNSTLSRTAVTGFSTILVLLVLFIFGGETIRGFSFAMLIGVIVGTYSSLFVATPIVVDALSNDQEKDNGTPTTIEKKTGFDAIPADFTSAEATTPEEFTAKKEKKAKTPLIRPSQS; encoded by the coding sequence ATGCAAAACCGAACCGGAATACTTATTCTGACGGGTGTAATTGCTGCTATCTGCATTTACTTCCTGTCATTCACGTTCGTCTCGCGGAGTATCAAAGCCGACGCGGAGGCTTACGCAACCAATAAACAGGGGCAGTTCGACCGGGCCAAAGAGCAGCGCTATCTGGATTCGCTCTGGAAAGAGCCCGTTTTCTTAGGCAGCACGCTTCAGGAAGTTACCGAGCGTGAGCTTGGCCTTGGCCTTGACCTGCAAGGCGGTATGCACGTTGTCCTGGAGGTATCGCCAGCGGATATTCTTCGTAGCCTATCCGGTAATAACCGCGATCCTAAATTTAACGAGGCTCTGAAGCAAGCTGGTGAAGATCAGAAGACAAGCAACACGAGCTTTGTTGACCTGTTTGCCAACAACTTCAAGAAGCTTGCTCCAGACACCAAACTGGCTACGATCTTCGCAACCAGCGCAAACCGCAGCAAAATCAACTTCCAGTCGTCCGATACCGAAGTTCGGAAATTGTTGAACGACGAAGTAAACGGTGCTTTTGGCCGTGCGTTCCAGATCATCCAGGCGCGGGTCGATAAGTTTGGCGTTGCTAACCCAAACATTCAGCGTTTACCAGGTTCGGGTCGTATTCAGATCGAACTACCCGGCGTAGACAATCCCGAGCGGATCCGCCGTCTGTTGACGGGCTCGGCCAAACTCGAATTCACGGAAGTATACCGCCTGAACGAACTGGCTCCAGCTATCGAAGGCATGGGTTCTTATCTGTTGCGTGAAGAAACCGCTCGTAAAGCGACGGCAAAAGCTTCTACACCGGCTACGGGTACCACCGCGCAGGGCAACAGCCTCGAATCACAGTTGGCGCAAGGTTCGAAGAAAGATTCTACGTCTAAAAGCGATACCGCTGCTACATCGGCGCAGGGTACAGCTTTAACGCAGCTATTCCTGCCCGTTGGACAAGACCAATTAGGGGTTTATCTGAAAGATACGGCTCGGGCAAATGCGGTTCTGAACGCACCCGAAGTTCGTAGCCTGTTCCCTGCCGACGCTGTTTTTGCCTGGGACCGGAAAACGTTTAAAGCAACGGACGGAAAAGAGATTCTGCCCCTTTACTTCCTCAAGAAACCAGGTGGTCGTGCACCACTGGAAGGTGATGTAATTACCGACGCTACCAACGACTACGATGATCGTGGCCGTCCTGAGGTGACGATGAACATGAACGCGGAAGGTGCGCGCAAATGGAAAAGCTTAACCGCTGCTAACGTGGGTCGTCCGGTCGCTATCTTACTTGACAACCTGGTTTATACCGCACCAAACGTACAGAACGAAATTCCGAATGGCCGGTCGAGCATCTCTGGAAACTTCACTGTTGAAGAGACGAAAGACATGTCAAACGTACTGAAAGCCGGTAAACTGCCAGCGCCAACGACAATTGTCGAAGAAAGCGTTGTCGGTGCTACGCTAGGTTCAGAAGCGGTAAGCGCCGGTGTACTTTCATCGGTTGTTGGTATCCTGCTGGTATTTGGCTTTGTCGTATTCTACTACAACCGGGCCGGTGTTATTGCCGATATCGCCTTGCTCGTTAACCTGTTCTTCCTGTTAGGCGTCATGGCTTCGCTGGGGGCGGTATTGACCATGCCAGGTATTGCCGGTATCGTACTGTCGATTGGTATGGCGGTGGACGCGAACGTACTTATTTTCGAGCGGATTAAAGAAGAACTAGAGCTGGGTAAAACCTTTAAACAAGCTGTTAGCGACGGTTTCAAGAACGCACTCCCATCGATTATTGACTCAAACGTAACAACCTTCCTGACGGGTATTGTCTTGTTTATCTTCGGTACGGGTCTGATTCTTGGCTTTGCCACAACGCTGATCATCGGTATTCTAACCTCATTGTTCGCGGCTATCTTTATTACGCGTCTGCTGTTGGAGTACTACATTCGTAATGGCAAAACGTTGACCTTTAGCTCGACGTGGGCAAAAAAACTGTTTGCCGATTCGGATTTTGATTTCGTTTCTCGTCGGAAGCTGTACTATACCATTTCGTCGGTTATCATCGGTGCGGGTATCATTTCTGTTCTTTTCAGAGGATTTGGTCTAGGCGTCGATTTCAAAGGTGGTCGGTCCTATGTGGTTCGTTTCGAAAAAGCCATTACCACTGACGATGTTCGGAATTCACTGGAAGGTGTTTTGGGCGCATCACCAGAGGTTAAAACTTACGGCGGTACGGGTATTGGCGCGAACCAGGTAAAAGTAACGACTTCCTATCTGGTTGACGATAACTCGGCAGGTGCTGACAAACGCGCCGAAGCGACCATTTACAAAGGTTTGAGCAGCCTAAAAGGCAATCCGGCGCACATCGAAAGTTCGCAGAAAGTTGGACCGACCATCGCCTACGACATTCTGACATCGGCGTTATGGTCGATTCTTTTAGCGGTAGCGGTCGTCTTTGTGTACATTCTGATTCGATTCAAGAAGCTGGCGTTCGGTTACGGTGCGGTAGTGGCTATGTTCCACGATGTACTGATTATCCTCGCTATTTTCTCGATTTTCAACGGCTTACTGCCTTTCTCGCTTGACGTAGACCAGGCATTTGTGGGCGCCTTGCTGACAATCATGGGTTACTCGATGAACGATACCGTCGTTGTCTTCGACCGGATTCGCGAATACCTGAACGAAAACCGGGGTAAGAAAGAAAGTATTCCAACGATCATCAACAATGCGTTGAACAGCACCCTGAGCCGTACGGCGGTGACTGGTTTCTCAACCATTCTTGTCCTGTTGGTACTCTTTATTTTCGGTGGTGAAACCATCCGGGGCTTCTCTTTCGCGATGCTGATCGGTGTCATTGTTGGTACGTACTCGTCGCTGTTCGTGGCAACGCCGATTGTGGTTGACGCCTTGAGCAACGATCAGGAAAAAGACAACGGAACGCCGACAACCATCGAAAAGAAAACTGGCTTCGACGCGATTCCGGCTGACTTCACCAGCGCAGAAGCAACTACGCCTGAAGAGTTCACTGCGAAAAAAGAGAAGAAAGCAAAAACTCCGCTTATTCGTCCATCGCAGTCATAG
- a CDS encoding ABC transporter ATP-binding protein, with translation MIEIKNIEKTFGDRQVLAGISGTFKPGETSLIIGGSGTGKSVLLKCMIGLIKPDSGEVLYDGRNFLTTGLDDQKTIRREMGVLFQGSALFDSKTVSENIRFPLDMLTDQSTSEKEDRVQECLRRVGLETAGDRMPSEISGGMKKRVGIARAIVLNPKYLFCDEPNSGLDPLTSIKIDQLISEITDEYQITTVVITHDMNSMMEIGEKIMFLYKGKKLWEGNSDTLTQSDIKELNEFIYANKLLREMEK, from the coding sequence ATGATTGAAATCAAGAATATAGAAAAAACCTTCGGCGACCGTCAGGTGCTGGCGGGTATCAGCGGAACGTTTAAACCGGGGGAGACAAGCCTGATTATTGGGGGGAGTGGTACGGGGAAAAGCGTCTTGCTGAAGTGCATGATTGGCCTGATAAAACCCGACTCAGGCGAGGTTCTGTACGACGGACGCAATTTTCTGACGACAGGTCTGGACGATCAGAAAACCATCCGGCGAGAAATGGGCGTTCTCTTCCAGGGATCGGCGCTGTTCGACTCAAAAACGGTATCTGAAAATATTCGTTTCCCGCTCGATATGCTAACCGATCAGTCAACCAGCGAAAAAGAGGATCGAGTGCAGGAATGTCTACGTCGGGTTGGTCTGGAAACAGCGGGGGACCGGATGCCGTCCGAAATCAGCGGTGGTATGAAAAAACGCGTTGGTATTGCTCGCGCTATTGTATTAAACCCGAAGTACTTGTTTTGTGACGAACCAAACTCCGGTCTTGACCCACTAACATCCATCAAGATCGATCAGCTTATTTCGGAAATTACCGACGAGTATCAGATTACAACCGTTGTCATCACGCACGATATGAACTCCATGATGGAGATCGGCGAGAAAATCATGTTCCTTTACAAAGGCAAAAAATTGTGGGAAGGCAACAGCGATACCTTAACGCAATCGGATATTAAAGAGCTAAACGAGTTCATTTACGCCAACAAATTGCTGCGCGAAATGGAAAAGTAA
- the nadC gene encoding carboxylating nicotinate-nucleotide diphosphorylase, translating to MDLHEFIQLALAEDVGDGDHTSLSTIPADAQNRARLLVKEAGILAGVEVAQAVFAEVDPTLQVEVLVQDGASIKPGDIVLTVSGNARKILTAERLVLNCMQRMSGIATHTRQLVDLLEGTRAKLLDTRKTTPNFRICEKMATKIGGAVNHRFGLYDMILIKDNHVDYAGGIEAAITKAVAYLNETGRSLRIEVETRNQGEVEEVLRVGQVDVILLDNFKPEGIRDMVRLINGRFITEASGGIDESNLRAYAETGVDFISSGALTHQVKSLDLSLKAY from the coding sequence ATGGATTTGCACGAATTTATTCAATTAGCCCTTGCCGAAGACGTTGGCGACGGCGATCATACTTCTTTATCGACCATTCCGGCGGATGCCCAAAACCGGGCTCGGTTGCTGGTTAAAGAAGCAGGAATTCTAGCGGGTGTCGAAGTGGCACAGGCGGTTTTTGCCGAAGTCGATCCCACGCTTCAGGTAGAGGTATTAGTACAGGATGGAGCCAGCATAAAGCCGGGCGATATCGTTCTGACGGTGAGCGGTAACGCCCGTAAGATTCTGACGGCCGAGCGGCTAGTGCTGAACTGTATGCAACGCATGAGCGGTATTGCTACGCATACGCGTCAGTTGGTTGACCTACTCGAAGGAACGCGGGCTAAACTGTTGGATACCCGCAAGACCACGCCAAATTTCCGGATTTGTGAGAAGATGGCTACTAAGATCGGTGGTGCTGTCAATCATCGGTTTGGTCTGTACGACATGATCCTCATCAAAGACAACCATGTTGATTATGCCGGAGGAATTGAAGCGGCTATCACTAAGGCGGTGGCTTACCTGAACGAAACCGGACGTTCACTACGAATCGAGGTTGAAACGCGGAACCAAGGTGAGGTTGAAGAGGTATTGCGGGTAGGGCAGGTAGACGTTATCCTGCTCGACAACTTTAAACCCGAAGGAATTCGGGATATGGTTCGCTTGATCAATGGTCGGTTCATCACCGAAGCGTCGGGCGGTATTGATGAAAGCAACCTGCGCGCTTACGCCGAAACGGGCGTTGACTTTATTTCGTCAGGAGCATTGACGCATCAGGTCAAAAGCCTTGATTTGAGCCTGAAAGCCTATTAA
- a CDS encoding APC family permease, translating to METKLKPVNTSIMRKKPLSAYAADMQKSELKRVLTRWGLTSLGIGAVIGGGVFVLTGIAANQWAGPALVLSFMMAGVACTFAALCYAEFASILPVEGSAYAYSYGTVGEIFAWFIGWNLVLEYMMGATTVAVSWSGYFEKLLHLFHIEPPLWLMNDPVTAHEKADALRAAGQAIPDFTFAMNLPAFLIVWVVTYILVKGIKEAASTNNLIVIVKVAVVIFVIVVGAFYIDTTNWTPFIPEAVMKEGQQHYGFNGIVTAASIVFFAYIGFDAVSTQAGEAINPRKDVPFAIIASLIICTILYILVTLVLTGMVRYDNLDLKAPVAQAFADIGLTWAVYIITIAAIGGLTSVMLVMMLGQTRIFLGMAKDGLLPKGLFAAIHPTFKTPWKSTILVGGIVSIVAALTPIDKVSELCSSGTLLAFAMICGAVWLLRVREPNLERPYKTPALPVVATLGILANLYLMWNLRVDTKIAFLVWGALGLIVYFLYSRKHSNLNNPE from the coding sequence ATGGAAACCAAACTAAAACCAGTTAATACCAGCATAATGCGCAAAAAGCCGTTATCGGCCTATGCCGCAGATATGCAAAAGAGTGAGCTTAAGCGCGTCCTAACCCGTTGGGGGCTGACATCGCTGGGTATCGGAGCGGTTATTGGAGGTGGCGTTTTTGTATTGACAGGAATCGCTGCCAACCAGTGGGCTGGTCCCGCTCTGGTGCTGTCTTTTATGATGGCCGGCGTAGCCTGTACATTCGCGGCTCTTTGCTACGCCGAGTTTGCTTCTATCTTGCCGGTAGAAGGTTCGGCATACGCTTATTCATATGGCACAGTAGGCGAAATTTTTGCTTGGTTTATCGGGTGGAACCTTGTCTTGGAATACATGATGGGAGCTACGACAGTAGCCGTTAGCTGGTCGGGTTATTTCGAAAAATTACTTCATCTGTTCCACATAGAACCCCCTTTGTGGTTGATGAACGACCCCGTCACAGCTCACGAAAAGGCGGATGCGCTACGAGCCGCCGGTCAGGCCATCCCTGATTTTACGTTTGCCATGAACCTGCCCGCTTTTCTCATTGTGTGGGTCGTTACCTATATCCTGGTAAAAGGCATTAAAGAAGCAGCTAGTACAAACAATCTGATCGTCATTGTAAAAGTAGCGGTGGTTATCTTCGTAATCGTTGTTGGCGCTTTTTACATTGATACGACGAACTGGACTCCGTTTATTCCCGAAGCGGTTATGAAAGAAGGACAGCAGCACTACGGCTTCAATGGTATTGTGACTGCCGCCAGTATCGTCTTCTTCGCCTACATCGGTTTCGACGCGGTATCTACGCAGGCCGGTGAAGCTATCAATCCTCGTAAAGACGTTCCGTTCGCTATCATCGCTTCGCTGATCATCTGTACGATTCTGTATATCCTTGTAACGCTGGTCCTGACGGGTATGGTCCGTTATGATAACCTCGACCTGAAAGCTCCCGTTGCTCAGGCATTCGCGGATATTGGCTTAACATGGGCTGTTTATATCATCACGATAGCCGCTATCGGTGGTCTGACTTCCGTAATGCTGGTGATGATGCTCGGCCAGACCCGGATTTTCCTGGGCATGGCTAAAGATGGCCTTTTGCCTAAAGGATTATTTGCCGCTATCCATCCGACCTTCAAAACACCCTGGAAAAGTACGATTCTGGTAGGTGGTATTGTTTCTATCGTTGCCGCCCTGACTCCTATCGACAAAGTATCTGAATTGTGTAGTTCAGGAACGCTCTTAGCGTTTGCTATGATTTGCGGAGCCGTATGGCTGCTACGTGTTCGCGAGCCGAATCTGGAGCGGCCTTACAAAACACCAGCTCTGCCGGTTGTAGCTACGCTGGGTATTCTGGCAAACTTATACCTGATGTGGAACCTGCGCGTTGACACCAAAATTGCCTTTTTGGTATGGGGCGCTTTAGGTCTGATTGTTTACTTCCTGTACAGCCGCAAGCACAGTAACTTAAACAATCCAGAGTAA